From a single Couchioplanes caeruleus genomic region:
- a CDS encoding SDR family NAD(P)-dependent oxidoreductase, whose amino-acid sequence MDSRVVVLTGASSGIGRAAALAFAARGDKVVLAARGLADLEKVAAECGGDALVVPADVTVREEVDALARAALDRFGRIDVWADTAAVMVYGRFEDIPPHVFDRVVTADLLGPANVARAALRVFRAQGHGTLITASSLVGHITAPNMSAYSTAKWGLRALSRTLRQETRDAPDIHVCQLVPGSVDTPIYTSAANYAGFVGRPPPPVDSAERMGAAVVRLADRPRRELSVGATNRLIEFGFVAMPPVYDLLVGPLMGRLGLSQRRTPPSSGNVFASRPRVEGGPARFGRAAVGAAAAGAVALSGVAALALRRGAATPWRRAGGGAGVRRK is encoded by the coding sequence ATGGATTCTCGGGTCGTGGTGCTGACGGGCGCGTCGAGCGGGATCGGACGGGCCGCCGCGCTCGCCTTCGCCGCACGCGGGGACAAGGTCGTGCTCGCCGCCCGGGGCCTCGCCGACCTGGAGAAGGTGGCGGCCGAGTGCGGCGGCGACGCCCTGGTCGTGCCGGCCGATGTGACCGTACGCGAGGAGGTCGACGCGCTCGCCCGGGCGGCGCTGGACCGCTTCGGCCGCATCGACGTGTGGGCCGACACCGCGGCGGTGATGGTGTACGGCCGCTTCGAGGACATCCCGCCGCACGTCTTCGACCGGGTCGTCACCGCGGACCTGCTGGGACCCGCGAACGTGGCCCGGGCCGCGCTGCGGGTGTTCCGGGCGCAGGGGCACGGCACGCTGATCACGGCGAGTTCGCTGGTCGGGCACATCACCGCGCCGAACATGAGCGCGTACTCGACCGCGAAGTGGGGCCTGAGGGCTCTGTCGCGGACCCTGCGCCAGGAGACCCGCGACGCCCCGGACATCCACGTGTGCCAGCTGGTCCCCGGCAGCGTGGACACCCCGATCTACACCAGCGCGGCCAACTACGCCGGTTTCGTGGGCCGTCCGCCGCCGCCGGTGGACAGCGCCGAGCGGATGGGCGCGGCGGTCGTCCGGCTCGCCGACCGCCCGAGGCGGGAGCTGTCCGTGGGCGCGACGAACCGGCTCATCGAGTTCGGCTTCGTCGCCATGCCCCCGGTCTACGACCTGCTGGTCGGCCCGCTGATGGGCCGGCTGGGGCTGTCCCAGCGCCGCACGCCGCCGAGCAGCGGCAACGTCTTCGCCAGCCGGCCGCGCGTCGAGGGCGGCCCGGCACGGTTCGGCCGGGCCGCGGTGGGCGCGGCGGCGGCCGGGGCGGTCGCGCTCAGCGGGGTGGCCGCATTGGCCCTGCGCCGGGGCGCGGCTACGCCATGGAGACGTGCGGGCGGCGGCGCAGGCGTACGGCGGAAGTGA